A part of Thermococcus sp. SY098 genomic DNA contains:
- a CDS encoding sugar phosphate isomerase/epimerase has protein sequence MEIGVSIYPHFVNKDKSLPSVLADVKIKKYDFVQIFPHALGLIKNGEVVERKLRPVEAALKGVGINYIVRMPLSVNLRDHIYYSRHFKVAKAVVDVAIKLGAKIIVMQSGKTGRLDLEIEAIQQLADMAGKFGIKIALENTFSVKDTLYVIDNVDRENVGFALDVAHAFLSAQGDENKLLEDVKLGTEKTIILMIHDNFGKLTPQVEPEDALAYGVGDLHLLPGEGKIPFGKVLKLFGDVPLLLKVKDPDKFAKLPDKQTLIEILTSI, from the coding sequence ATGGAAATTGGGGTCAGCATTTATCCTCACTTTGTGAACAAAGACAAGAGCTTGCCCTCAGTCTTGGCTGATGTGAAGATTAAGAAGTATGATTTTGTTCAGATATTCCCACATGCTCTGGGGCTAATAAAAAACGGAGAAGTCGTGGAGAGGAAGCTTCGCCCAGTTGAAGCAGCGTTAAAAGGTGTGGGGATAAACTACATAGTGAGAATGCCTCTCTCCGTGAATCTAAGGGATCACATTTACTACTCAAGGCATTTTAAGGTCGCAAAGGCAGTTGTTGATGTTGCAATAAAGCTTGGGGCAAAGATAATAGTTATGCAGAGCGGAAAAACGGGCAGGCTTGACTTGGAGATTGAGGCGATCCAGCAGCTTGCAGATATGGCGGGCAAGTTTGGCATTAAGATAGCACTTGAAAACACATTCAGCGTTAAAGACACGCTTTATGTTATAGACAACGTTGATAGGGAGAATGTGGGCTTTGCACTCGATGTGGCACATGCATTCTTAAGCGCTCAAGGTGATGAAAACAAGCTCCTTGAAGATGTCAAGCTGGGAACTGAGAAAACAATAATCCTAATGATTCATGACAATTTCGGCAAGCTGACACCTCAGGTTGAACCGGAGGATGCCCTCGCTTATGGAGTCGGTGATCTCCACCTCCTGCCCGGTGAAGGTAAGATACCATTCGGGAAGGTTCTCAAACTGTTCGGCGATGTTCCACTGCTGCTGAAGGTCAAGGATCCAGACAAATTCGCAAAGCTGCCCGATAAGCAGACGCTGATCGAAATCCTGACAAGTATTTAA
- the csa3 gene encoding CRISPR-associated CARF protein Csa3: MLVVFPLGFDEKFIVRALIRNKLKKEDKLLAILPEGYEKEERTITALKNLQGLLKSLTSEDSITVVEVPLGSGEDMVLTIRKEVLRHLTPDREILAVLSGGMRALTVTTLAALSSLQDVSVRVESDFENLAGFISFDLTPILAPADIRWVRILCGIYRGKSIRKTAEEIGTSPATVSRELQRMMHYNLVRPVRAITQVVRYEITDGGMFYLKLYGDDCIEV; this comes from the coding sequence ATGCTCGTGGTTTTTCCGCTTGGCTTTGATGAGAAATTCATAGTGAGGGCCCTAATAAGAAACAAGCTAAAAAAGGAAGACAAGCTGCTTGCGATACTGCCCGAAGGATATGAGAAAGAAGAAAGAACAATAACCGCCCTTAAAAACCTCCAGGGACTTTTAAAAAGCCTCACCTCAGAAGACAGCATCACCGTCGTCGAGGTTCCATTAGGAAGTGGTGAGGATATGGTGCTGACGATAAGGAAGGAAGTGCTAAGGCACCTCACACCCGACAGAGAGATTCTTGCCGTCCTTTCTGGAGGCATGAGGGCTCTAACAGTTACAACGCTAGCAGCGCTTTCCTCTCTTCAAGACGTTTCAGTAAGGGTGGAAAGTGACTTCGAGAATCTGGCTGGCTTTATTTCCTTTGATCTGACCCCTATTTTAGCGCCTGCTGACATCAGATGGGTTAGGATTCTCTGCGGCATCTACAGAGGTAAGAGTATCAGAAAAACTGCAGAGGAAATAGGAACATCTCCAGCAACAGTAAGCAGGGAACTCCAAAGGATGATGCACTACAACCTTGTTCGTCCTGTGAGAGCAATCACTCAGGTTGTCAGATATGAAATAACAGATGGTGGGATGTTCTACCTTAAGCTCTATGGGGATGATTGCATTGAGGTTTAA
- a CDS encoding DUF2067 family protein → MKAKKVIVIHVRDDVEKEEFMRELQKLNLPAFIYVHGKLNSLKINIQGTKDEIRDAVYKIKDIHKRVRSRLYANKRGLYRYVLDDIFREAGVSISAPILLKTLELLGETVEVKNNELETSMPWNEIVNLTRKLGEYLADISLQTTRQIREVALPLAVVFDIDPEEILDLMVEVGVAEYKEDKFKYELVKNKEQAMEIMLKHLTGEEE, encoded by the coding sequence ATGAAGGCTAAGAAGGTAATTGTTATCCACGTAAGGGACGACGTTGAGAAGGAGGAATTTATGAGGGAGCTTCAAAAGCTTAACCTTCCTGCATTTATATACGTCCATGGAAAGCTCAATTCTCTAAAAATCAATATACAAGGAACTAAAGACGAAATCAGAGACGCAGTCTACAAGATTAAGGACATTCATAAGAGGGTTCGCTCCCGCTTATACGCAAACAAGCGTGGTCTCTACAGATACGTGCTGGATGACATATTCCGAGAAGCAGGTGTTAGCATTTCAGCCCCAATACTTTTAAAGACCCTTGAGCTACTTGGTGAGACCGTTGAAGTTAAGAACAATGAGCTTGAGACCTCAATGCCGTGGAATGAAATAGTTAACCTAACAAGAAAACTTGGAGAATACCTTGCAGACATTTCACTCCAGACCACGAGGCAAATAAGGGAAGTTGCATTGCCTTTAGCCGTTGTCTTTGACATTGATCCAGAGGAAATTCTTGACCTAATGGTTGAGGTCGGAGTGGCAGAATATAAAGAAGATAAGTTTAAATACGAACTTGTGAAGAACAAAGAGCAGGCTATGGAGATAATGTTAAAACATTTAACAGGTGAGGAAGAATGA
- a CDS encoding AI-2E family transporter: protein MKTESLVWLGISLIILFLVWRTVEPLISPIIFSLAIAYIFHPFHMRLSQRFGNKKSAVMLTAMMALLAGVLLIGAALWLRDVLNYLYVYIGDFFNWLLGVNLPFGIGESLHALSKTIPEKLGDILLGYTFSLPKFMLQAIVFLALFYAILTNSEFLAMEVYRLLPRENRELGIHLVERAKITLNAILRTWLMLSVLKGIFLTVGFVLFDITTVSGAIAAGILCIVLELLPVIGGWILWAIGAAYLIKTGSVALGVLFAVYGAVFISPLPDITIRPKLVAEGAKVSSVVALVGIFGGIMSFGIKGVIIGPVALGLLVTLLEEWKEQEKESLGETLKQPSKARHSKAA from the coding sequence ATGAAAACCGAAAGCCTTGTCTGGCTTGGAATTTCCCTCATCATACTCTTCTTAGTCTGGCGTACAGTTGAGCCGCTGATCTCTCCAATCATCTTCAGCCTTGCAATAGCATATATATTCCATCCGTTTCATATGCGGCTCTCCCAGAGATTCGGAAATAAAAAGTCCGCAGTCATGCTTACCGCAATGATGGCACTTCTCGCCGGAGTCCTGCTTATAGGCGCAGCCCTATGGCTGAGAGATGTTTTGAACTACCTGTATGTTTACATAGGCGACTTCTTCAACTGGCTCCTTGGCGTAAACCTTCCTTTTGGAATAGGGGAAAGCCTCCACGCACTTTCAAAAACAATCCCAGAAAAGCTTGGTGATATTCTACTTGGATACACGTTTTCCCTTCCCAAATTCATGCTGCAGGCGATAGTTTTCCTTGCGCTGTTTTACGCCATCTTAACGAATTCAGAGTTTTTAGCAATGGAGGTCTATCGTCTGCTTCCGCGGGAAAACAGGGAGCTTGGCATACATCTTGTTGAGAGGGCAAAGATAACCCTCAACGCCATCCTAAGAACCTGGCTGATGCTCAGCGTTCTCAAGGGAATATTTCTGACCGTTGGGTTTGTTCTGTTTGATATAACAACCGTCAGCGGTGCAATTGCAGCTGGAATACTGTGCATAGTGCTCGAACTTTTGCCTGTAATTGGGGGATGGATACTCTGGGCGATTGGAGCTGCATATTTGATTAAAACAGGCAGTGTAGCTCTTGGGGTGTTATTTGCAGTATATGGTGCAGTTTTTATCTCTCCCCTACCAGATATAACGATAAGGCCAAAGCTTGTTGCTGAAGGTGCAAAGGTAAGCTCAGTTGTTGCATTGGTGGGAATTTTTGGTGGGATAATGTCATTCGGGATAAAGGGAGTTATAATTGGACCAGTGGCTTTAGGTTTACTCGTAACCCTGCTGGAAGAGTGGAAAGAGCAGGAAAAAGAAAGCCTCGGGGAAACACTTAAACAACCTTCCAAAGCTCGTCACTCAAAGGCTGCTTGA
- the sppA gene encoding signal peptide peptidase SppA: MDKEEVWKYLTFILTLLLALAVVSNVLLYTQNSELQKALVMNKTTEVKVEMPNITVKTSVGNITALQAKIEELQRQVEYLKEQLREKQPAKANTTIAILPIMGPIDENMALDVVSKIRQIKKNESIGGVLLWIESPGGYVGPVRVIYKELKKLSYSKPVVAYTGGYADSGGYFIACAADKIIADPLAEVGSIGVLYVHYDLEQYYAQNGIKVNVFKTGKYKDMGAEWRDLTPEEREMIKNIIDTYFQDFLQVVSEGRHLDMNTTKKYATGQTWFATDVKGILVDDTGDLDYAIKVLEQLMNVKSAKVVLYSAQKTDFGIYESSSLYMPANYVYSYIRG; encoded by the coding sequence ATGGATAAAGAAGAAGTCTGGAAGTACCTCACGTTCATCTTAACCCTTCTTCTCGCATTGGCTGTTGTAAGCAACGTGCTCCTTTACACCCAAAACAGCGAACTTCAAAAGGCATTGGTGATGAACAAAACAACTGAAGTCAAAGTTGAAATGCCAAATATAACCGTTAAGACTTCTGTGGGCAATATAACAGCATTGCAGGCTAAAATTGAAGAACTCCAAAGGCAGGTTGAGTATCTCAAAGAGCAACTGAGGGAGAAGCAGCCTGCTAAAGCAAATACTACGATAGCCATACTCCCCATAATGGGTCCAATAGACGAGAACATGGCACTGGATGTTGTTTCAAAAATCAGACAGATAAAGAAGAATGAAAGCATAGGCGGAGTTCTACTATGGATTGAAAGCCCGGGAGGTTATGTAGGTCCAGTAAGGGTGATCTACAAGGAGCTAAAAAAGCTCAGCTATAGCAAGCCGGTTGTTGCATACACCGGTGGATATGCGGATTCAGGGGGATACTTCATAGCCTGTGCCGCCGATAAGATCATTGCTGATCCATTGGCAGAAGTCGGAAGCATTGGCGTTCTCTATGTCCATTATGACCTTGAGCAGTATTACGCCCAGAATGGAATTAAGGTTAATGTCTTCAAAACCGGAAAATACAAGGACATGGGAGCCGAGTGGAGGGACTTAACTCCCGAAGAAAGGGAGATGATAAAGAACATCATAGATACATACTTCCAAGACTTCCTCCAGGTGGTAAGCGAAGGGAGACATCTTGACATGAATACGACGAAGAAGTACGCAACAGGTCAAACATGGTTTGCAACAGACGTTAAAGGCATCTTAGTGGACGACACTGGAGACTTAGATTATGCGATTAAAGTTCTTGAACAGCTCATGAACGTCAAGAGTGCCAAGGTTGTTTTATACAGCGCTCAAAAAACAGACTTTGGAATCTATGAGAGCTCATCCCTCTACATGCCTGCTAATTATGTTTACTCATACATAAGGGGGTGA
- a CDS encoding exosome complex RNA-binding protein Csl4: MDVENRKKKSVKNGDFVLPGDYLGVIEEFLPGDGVIEENGELYSTRAGKVKINQEKMEISVVPVTDTPPIPKVGQIVIAKVIEVKPQAAIVQLLRIEGREDYREIATSKLAGIHISQVKEGFVEDMSKEFKIGDIVRARVLTDEKSPIQLTTRAPDLGVVFALCSNCKTPLVRRGNQLICPKCGRIETRKLSAFYRKIKV, translated from the coding sequence ATGGATGTTGAAAATAGGAAGAAAAAATCAGTGAAAAACGGTGATTTTGTTCTTCCAGGGGATTATCTGGGAGTTATTGAGGAGTTCCTCCCCGGAGATGGTGTTATTGAAGAAAATGGAGAACTCTATTCAACAAGAGCTGGAAAGGTTAAAATAAACCAAGAAAAAATGGAGATAAGTGTTGTTCCAGTTACAGATACCCCCCCAATTCCAAAAGTTGGACAGATTGTTATTGCAAAAGTAATCGAGGTAAAACCTCAGGCGGCAATTGTCCAGCTTCTCAGAATAGAAGGAAGGGAGGATTATAGGGAAATAGCAACATCAAAGCTCGCTGGTATCCACATTTCCCAGGTAAAAGAAGGCTTTGTTGAGGACATGAGCAAAGAATTTAAAATAGGGGATATAGTGAGGGCAAGGGTTTTGACTGATGAAAAAAGCCCAATTCAGCTGACAACAAGAGCACCGGACTTGGGTGTTGTTTTTGCACTGTGTTCAAACTGTAAGACTCCCCTCGTGAGGAGAGGAAATCAGCTCATATGCCCCAAGTGTGGAAGGATCGAAACAAGAAAGCTTTCAGCGTTCTACAGAAAGATTAAGGTTTAG
- a CDS encoding PH1570 family protein — translation MQCEEKLEVFENGFADGRFNLRIEFYGSDARKILLAIIYELYLQDYGKEYVYPFECAKEFWGIYMDASEVEPEELKLGKPKFVSRAVMDKLEAILENIEAPREVKEDIDLEKAEIYKLKDGLLALGKNFLLDGIKNRLFIFNKPSARELILKYIGRW, via the coding sequence ATGCAGTGTGAGGAAAAGCTTGAAGTTTTCGAGAACGGCTTTGCCGATGGAAGGTTCAATTTGAGGATAGAGTTTTATGGAAGTGACGCCAGAAAAATCCTGCTGGCAATCATTTACGAGCTATACCTCCAAGATTATGGAAAGGAGTACGTTTATCCATTCGAATGTGCAAAGGAGTTTTGGGGTATTTACATGGATGCCAGCGAAGTTGAACCGGAAGAACTTAAGCTTGGCAAGCCCAAGTTTGTTAGCAGAGCAGTTATGGATAAGCTTGAGGCAATTTTGGAGAACATTGAAGCTCCAAGAGAGGTAAAAGAGGACATAGACTTAGAAAAAGCAGAGATCTACAAGCTCAAAGATGGACTTTTAGCTTTAGGAAAGAACTTTCTGCTTGACGGAATTAAAAATCGTCTCTTCATCTTTAACAAGCCCTCTGCAAGGGAGCTAATACTGAAATATATAGGGAGATGGTGA
- the cas3 gene encoding CRISPR-associated helicase Cas3', with protein MISAYKEVVKKLAELKGFKPEPRPLTEEVIKALDSSELPFFLVRAPTGYGKTVISYTLALHSLRDASFYDHVIHVLPMRAIVEDIDMTAKEALGFSKTKMMGSSEEFMHLFPLNVTTADTFTWDILKLNTKRYSLIKAGKEFGYDYLTQASILTSIVIFDEAHFLLEDRRIKEVFLAVLRFLTKEKVPIILMTATLSNGYRKLFQEYARNSGYDFDVFELNENDPFARRELSKEFEISIETGNPLDFVERGRRNLIIVNTVRRAVQIYKNAKSLRFGNIMLIHGRMTAEHKRQLIEKLRKWKNNEEFLVIATQVVEAGVDVSADVMITDAAPMNSLLQRFGRVARYGEGKGKIVVIRDADGPYDVEKVQKTISLLDKAENFHPRLPWTYQEIVDAVHGRKKVEVLKVNRAFIGTLVSKLTNPAERSIHILKWIEVRIRRGEPLLRDFLIPVEVENDVVLVSPEFLWKLWKNGEVKVLRGNAPWIPANKNDTYELAKCVALGEPVKVVLKREYDWECGLV; from the coding sequence GTGATATCTGCGTATAAAGAAGTTGTGAAAAAGCTCGCAGAGCTAAAAGGCTTCAAACCTGAGCCGAGACCGCTCACAGAGGAAGTCATTAAAGCCTTGGATTCCTCGGAGCTTCCTTTTTTCCTTGTAAGAGCTCCAACAGGCTATGGGAAAACCGTGATAAGCTACACCTTAGCTCTCCACTCCCTTAGAGATGCCTCCTTCTACGACCACGTCATCCACGTTCTGCCCATGCGTGCTATCGTTGAGGACATTGATATGACTGCCAAAGAAGCACTTGGGTTTTCAAAGACAAAGATGATGGGCTCAAGCGAGGAGTTCATGCACCTCTTTCCGCTCAATGTAACCACAGCTGACACGTTTACATGGGATATTCTCAAGCTAAACACCAAGCGCTACAGCCTGATAAAAGCTGGGAAGGAGTTCGGCTATGATTACCTTACCCAGGCGTCTATTCTCACCTCTATAGTTATCTTTGATGAGGCGCATTTTCTTCTTGAAGACAGGCGAATAAAGGAGGTTTTTCTAGCTGTTTTGAGGTTTCTCACAAAGGAGAAAGTTCCGATAATACTTATGACAGCAACCCTCTCTAACGGCTACAGGAAGCTCTTCCAAGAATACGCTAGGAATAGTGGCTATGACTTTGATGTTTTTGAGCTCAATGAAAACGACCCTTTCGCAAGGAGAGAGCTTTCCAAGGAGTTTGAGATTTCAATAGAGACTGGAAATCCACTTGACTTCGTGGAACGTGGAAGGAGGAACCTGATCATAGTGAATACCGTGAGGAGAGCTGTGCAGATATACAAGAATGCTAAGAGCTTGAGATTTGGAAATATCATGCTGATTCACGGCAGAATGACCGCAGAGCACAAAAGGCAGCTCATAGAGAAGCTCAGAAAGTGGAAGAACAACGAGGAGTTTTTAGTAATAGCGACGCAAGTTGTAGAGGCTGGCGTAGATGTCTCAGCTGACGTTATGATAACTGACGCAGCTCCAATGAATTCACTCCTCCAGCGCTTCGGTAGAGTTGCAAGATATGGAGAGGGCAAGGGAAAAATTGTGGTAATCAGAGATGCTGATGGACCGTATGATGTGGAGAAAGTTCAGAAAACAATATCACTCCTCGACAAAGCAGAAAACTTCCATCCCCGCCTGCCGTGGACGTATCAGGAGATAGTCGATGCCGTTCACGGCAGGAAAAAAGTTGAGGTTCTTAAAGTAAACAGAGCCTTTATTGGAACCTTAGTTTCCAAGCTTACCAACCCAGCAGAGCGCTCCATTCATATACTAAAATGGATTGAGGTGCGGATAAGGAGAGGTGAGCCTCTGCTAAGAGACTTCCTGATTCCTGTTGAGGTTGAGAACGATGTTGTCCTTGTAAGCCCAGAATTTCTGTGGAAGCTGTGGAAGAACGGAGAGGTTAAGGTTTTGAGAGGGAATGCTCCTTGGATTCCTGCGAACAAAAACGACACCTACGAACTCGCCAAGTGCGTTGCTCTTGGGGAGCCTGTTAAAGTTGTTCTCAAGAGGGAATATGACTGGGAGTGTGGGCTGGTATGA
- the cas6 gene encoding CRISPR-associated endoribonuclease Cas6, translating to MIALRFKLILVRDKPFILPFNYPRSLYGFTLKVIETADSHIAWRLHNIKKDIKFVLSEPRAIGKRGKQWTVAEKGILVKSKKFKLYFSTAEPAIANAFAEGINQLEEVKLFDMHFYVEEIRLLKEPNSLSGKPLKTLSPINIIDNNPPNGKRQWDVSPFQSKNSPYKNEPLVWKYLLFKNLRSKYLMLHGETYEGSFDIEILNKPRPKEKRLIADRDKKTGKPIWAIAWHLGLKLYGEEDLLSVAYQLGIGVRNTHGFGMIEIQ from the coding sequence ATGATTGCATTGAGGTTTAAGTTGATTCTTGTTCGTGATAAGCCTTTCATTCTTCCCTTTAACTATCCTCGGTCACTTTACGGCTTTACGCTCAAGGTAATAGAGACAGCAGATTCACATATCGCATGGAGATTGCACAACATCAAAAAGGACATCAAGTTCGTGCTTTCTGAGCCAAGGGCTATTGGAAAGAGGGGTAAACAATGGACGGTAGCAGAAAAGGGAATCCTTGTGAAATCTAAGAAGTTCAAGCTGTACTTTTCCACTGCTGAACCAGCAATAGCAAATGCTTTTGCTGAGGGAATAAATCAGCTTGAAGAAGTGAAGTTATTTGACATGCACTTTTATGTTGAGGAAATCAGGCTCCTAAAAGAGCCAAATTCTCTTTCAGGAAAGCCTCTTAAAACGCTCTCGCCAATAAACATCATAGATAACAACCCCCCGAACGGAAAGCGCCAGTGGGATGTTTCCCCCTTTCAGAGCAAAAACAGCCCTTACAAGAACGAGCCGCTCGTGTGGAAATACCTTCTCTTCAAAAACCTGCGCTCTAAGTATCTGATGTTACATGGAGAAACATATGAGGGAAGCTTCGATATTGAAATTCTAAACAAACCAAGACCAAAAGAGAAAAGGTTAATAGCAGATAGGGATAAGAAAACAGGAAAACCAATATGGGCAATAGCATGGCATCTTGGATTGAAGCTCTACGGAGAGGAAGATCTCCTAAGTGTTGCGTATCAACTGGGCATTGGGGTTAGGAATACACATGGATTTGGAATGATTGAGATACAATAA
- a CDS encoding CRISPR-associated endonuclease Cas3'': MTCCAFFDKETGECIETMEEHIMTGLELIEKRYIARNYGAFLGKLLGLQREKAEELLHLTYIFHDVGKGLEEFQKRKQGFKYHEYYSALIAREILKDWGKAGIVASTAILLHHHDWIREGIPQKKRLKLCPECRKLFEKLTGLEVPETISATSTEEFTETFKTKLRSVYAILLPTVVADNFSASKNRLGKETHLGKEILESSKLYGVI, translated from the coding sequence ATGACGTGCTGTGCGTTTTTTGACAAAGAAACAGGTGAGTGCATTGAGACCATGGAAGAGCACATAATGACGGGGCTTGAACTCATCGAAAAGAGGTATATAGCGAGGAACTACGGAGCATTTCTTGGAAAGCTTCTCGGTCTTCAGAGAGAAAAGGCTGAAGAGTTGCTTCACTTAACTTACATTTTCCATGACGTTGGAAAGGGACTGGAAGAGTTTCAAAAAAGGAAGCAAGGATTCAAGTATCACGAGTATTACTCTGCCCTCATAGCTAGAGAGATACTGAAAGATTGGGGCAAGGCAGGAATTGTGGCATCTACAGCGATACTGCTCCACCACCATGATTGGATAAGGGAAGGCATTCCTCAGAAAAAACGCCTAAAGCTCTGCCCAGAGTGTAGAAAACTGTTCGAAAAACTAACCGGCTTAGAAGTTCCAGAAACAATCTCTGCCACAAGCACTGAAGAGTTCACCGAGACGTTTAAAACTAAGCTGAGGTCCGTCTACGCAATTCTCCTTCCCACAGTCGTAGCAGATAATTTTTCGGCTTCAAAAAACCGCTTAGGAAAAGAAACTCATCTTGGAAAGGAGATTTTGGAGTCATCTAAGCTTTATGGGGTGATTTAA
- a CDS encoding AIR synthase family protein: MLPVGKVPPEKLRDVVFKYLGVQGERVLIKSGIGVDAAAVDFGDNVLVASTDPITGAEKHIGFYAVNINANDVATFGAKPKWFLVSILLPENADEKLLKEIMFDIDKSAKRLDIAVIGGHTEVTPGLKKPIVVGTMLGEVKKEKLVHAGNAKPGDAIILTKGAGIEGTAIIASERENELVRVFGKEFVERAKAFLWKISVVKEALIANEIGVNAMHDPTEGGIANGLHEMADASGLGFKVHYEKIPIAEETRKICEYFNLDPLSLISSGALLIAAPKENADEIVAALKKENIVASVIGEFLGDKKKRIIIRDGAEKKLKQPLSDELWKVV, encoded by the coding sequence ATGCTGCCTGTTGGAAAAGTTCCACCAGAGAAGCTCAGAGATGTAGTTTTCAAATACTTGGGCGTTCAGGGAGAGAGGGTATTAATTAAGTCAGGTATTGGGGTGGATGCAGCTGCCGTTGATTTTGGAGATAATGTCCTTGTAGCATCTACAGATCCAATAACAGGTGCAGAAAAGCATATAGGGTTTTATGCTGTCAATATAAATGCCAATGATGTTGCAACTTTTGGGGCAAAGCCGAAGTGGTTTCTGGTTTCAATCCTTCTGCCTGAAAATGCTGATGAAAAACTTTTGAAAGAGATAATGTTTGATATTGACAAGAGTGCAAAAAGACTCGATATCGCAGTAATTGGCGGACACACTGAAGTCACTCCCGGTTTAAAGAAGCCGATAGTTGTTGGGACAATGCTCGGAGAAGTGAAAAAAGAAAAGCTTGTACATGCCGGAAATGCAAAGCCAGGGGATGCCATTATCCTCACAAAAGGAGCAGGGATTGAGGGAACGGCGATCATAGCAAGTGAGCGGGAGAATGAGCTGGTTAGAGTATTCGGAAAAGAGTTCGTTGAGAGAGCAAAAGCCTTTCTCTGGAAGATAAGTGTTGTGAAAGAGGCATTAATAGCGAACGAAATTGGAGTAAACGCAATGCACGATCCTACCGAGGGGGGCATTGCAAACGGACTGCACGAGATGGCAGATGCATCCGGGTTGGGCTTTAAGGTTCATTATGAAAAGATCCCCATAGCAGAAGAAACGAGGAAAATCTGTGAGTACTTCAACTTGGATCCCCTATCGTTGATAAGCTCGGGAGCTCTTCTGATTGCAGCACCAAAGGAAAATGCAGATGAAATTGTCGCTGCTCTTAAGAAGGAGAACATTGTTGCTTCAGTAATCGGAGAGTTTCTTGGAGATAAAAAGAAAAGGATAATCATAAGAGATGGAGCGGAAAAGAAGCTCAAGCAGCCTTTGAGTGACGAGCTTTGGAAGGTTGTTTAA
- a CDS encoding ribonuclease III family protein, protein MKYSKDFTDKNLSKFGDSLVNFIFSLALSEYLGYPSAGRVPNSSLALALERAKLSHLIPPRTDKHGKGDIAEAVIAYAWLERKITVEEAAEIIKKNLSQDVLHFTRKKEVIGIAFGELLKVVKERLKL, encoded by the coding sequence ATGAAATACTCGAAAGACTTCACAGACAAGAATCTCTCAAAGTTCGGTGATTCCCTTGTTAATTTCATATTCTCCTTAGCATTAAGTGAGTATTTGGGGTATCCATCTGCTGGGAGGGTTCCTAATTCTTCCCTGGCTTTAGCCCTTGAGAGGGCGAAGCTTTCTCACTTAATACCTCCAAGAACTGACAAACATGGAAAAGGCGATATAGCCGAGGCTGTAATAGCCTACGCATGGCTCGAGAGAAAAATAACAGTTGAAGAAGCCGCAGAGATCATTAAAAAGAACCTCAGCCAAGATGTTCTCCACTTCACAAGAAAAAAGGAAGTTATTGGGATAGCCTTTGGAGAGCTGTTAAAGGTGGTAAAGGAAAGGCTGAAGCTTTAA
- the cas2 gene encoding CRISPR-associated endonuclease Cas2, whose protein sequence is MYVVIVYDVNVSRVNKVKKFLRQYLHWVQNSVFEGEITLAEFERIREGILSLIDENEDSVVIYKLRSKPKRESLGVEKNPLEDII, encoded by the coding sequence ATGTATGTGGTCATCGTTTACGATGTTAACGTCTCAAGGGTTAATAAGGTCAAGAAGTTCCTGCGTCAGTATTTGCATTGGGTTCAAAACAGTGTTTTTGAGGGAGAAATTACCTTAGCAGAGTTTGAACGAATAAGAGAAGGCATTCTTAGTTTAATAGATGAGAATGAGGATTCAGTAGTGATTTACAAGCTCCGCTCAAAGCCAAAAAGGGAAAGCTTGGGGGTAGAGAAGAATCCGCTGGAGGACATCATCTAA
- a CDS encoding DNA-directed RNA polymerase subunit L yields MKIEVIKREKNVLEFYLVGEDHTFANLLNEVLHENKHVTFAGYTIEHPILTARKPKFRVVTDGKITPEKALEEAAQKIFDRAKEVLEAWEKAVKK; encoded by the coding sequence ATGAAAATTGAAGTTATAAAGCGCGAAAAGAATGTCCTGGAATTTTATCTCGTTGGGGAAGACCATACATTTGCCAACCTGCTTAATGAGGTCCTTCATGAGAACAAGCATGTCACATTCGCTGGATACACAATTGAACATCCAATTCTCACAGCAAGAAAGCCAAAGTTTAGAGTCGTCACTGACGGAAAGATAACTCCAGAAAAAGCCTTAGAAGAAGCAGCTCAGAAAATATTTGATAGAGCTAAAGAAGTCCTTGAAGCCTGGGAAAAAGCCGTTAAGAAGTAG